A single region of the Bacillus cereus genome encodes:
- a CDS encoding DUF2087 domain-containing protein, producing the protein MTESEMKFRDTTIRNFFDKEDRLKSIPGQKKKKLVLLEHLVSKLHAENQYTEKEINTFIKQYHEDFCTIRREFIVHGFMDREDNMYHINGREAWTKWEELK; encoded by the coding sequence ATGACTGAAAGCGAAATGAAATTCCGGGATACAACCATTCGTAACTTTTTCGATAAAGAGGACCGCTTAAAATCGATTCCAGGTCAAAAGAAGAAAAAACTAGTATTGTTAGAGCATTTAGTTAGCAAGTTACATGCAGAGAATCAGTATACGGAAAAAGAAATTAATACATTCATAAAACAATATCACGAGGACTTTTGTACGATTAGACGAGAATTCATAGTGCATGGATTTATGGATCGTGAGGATAATATGTACCATATAAATGGGAGGGAAGCTTGGACGAAGTGGGAGGAGTTAAAATAA
- a CDS encoding DinB family protein translates to MKKFEELAKYYIEELEKYSIEQFRMKPSSEEWSLGQMYNHLVASTYMQLNAIAKCKTETPSVTNKKTDMGEKVYILGAFPDIQIKVPGHPGYTPENPTNKEEVQKQFLELITIVKNTEATLTSISNNCKVEHPGLGYLNATEWFQLISMHFSHHLRQKDRLELKVRSV, encoded by the coding sequence ATGAAGAAATTCGAGGAGTTAGCAAAGTATTACATAGAGGAGTTAGAAAAATACTCTATAGAACAATTTAGGATGAAGCCTTCTAGTGAGGAATGGTCCCTCGGTCAAATGTATAATCATTTAGTTGCCTCCACATACATGCAATTAAATGCAATCGCGAAATGTAAAACTGAAACACCCTCAGTAACTAATAAAAAAACCGATATGGGTGAAAAGGTATATATACTGGGGGCTTTCCCGGACATACAAATCAAAGTGCCAGGTCATCCAGGATATACACCTGAAAACCCAACTAACAAAGAAGAAGTGCAGAAACAATTTCTAGAATTAATTACAATTGTAAAAAATACCGAAGCAACACTTACTTCTATTTCAAATAATTGTAAAGTCGAACACCCTGGGCTTGGTTACTTAAATGCAACAGAATGGTTCCAGCTTATTTCTATGCATTTTTCACATCATCTTCGTCAGAAAGATCGGCTGGAACTTAAGGTTCGCTCAGTGTAA
- a CDS encoding helix-turn-helix transcriptional regulator codes for MNRTDRLLAILIELQRKQTVTAQSLAEKFETSIRTIYRDMDALSESGVPIFSMPGHGYSLMDGYFLPPIQLTPEEAVTLLLGGDYIEKAFTSSFSVHAQSAKEKLEIVLPTDQQKKIEGLRGTFRFLSPIFSNQQAEQEKLESQLFLLQEAIQREQSISFSYRKPRETTKTKRTVHPYGLVNISGIWYIVAHCLLRKQIRNFRLDRMDTLQQEQKFFTKPKDFSLQDYQPENNRTVTIHLLFPAHIAHKIIESRYFFIDSYEHKDNGFHVFLKSRSIDEVFQWVLSWGSQVQVLGPKILSEKIRDEAKKMLHL; via the coding sequence ATGAATCGGACGGATCGTTTATTAGCTATATTAATTGAATTACAAAGAAAACAAACTGTCACAGCACAAAGCTTAGCTGAAAAATTTGAGACAAGTATACGCACTATTTATCGAGATATGGACGCACTCAGCGAATCCGGCGTTCCCATTTTTTCAATGCCTGGTCACGGCTATTCATTAATGGATGGTTATTTCTTACCACCCATTCAGCTTACGCCAGAAGAGGCCGTTACTCTTTTATTGGGCGGTGATTATATTGAGAAAGCTTTCACCTCTTCTTTTTCTGTACATGCGCAATCAGCAAAAGAGAAACTTGAGATAGTCCTCCCTACTGATCAACAAAAGAAAATTGAGGGCTTGCGAGGAACTTTCCGTTTCCTTTCTCCTATATTTTCAAACCAGCAAGCCGAGCAAGAAAAACTAGAGAGCCAACTTTTCTTGTTACAAGAAGCTATTCAAAGAGAGCAATCTATCTCTTTTTCATATCGTAAACCGAGAGAAACTACAAAAACAAAACGTACCGTTCATCCTTACGGTTTAGTCAACATTTCAGGAATTTGGTACATCGTTGCTCATTGTTTACTGCGAAAACAAATACGTAATTTTCGCTTAGACCGTATGGATACATTACAGCAAGAACAAAAATTTTTTACAAAACCGAAGGACTTTTCTTTACAAGACTATCAACCTGAAAACAATCGTACTGTTACAATCCATTTATTATTCCCAGCCCACATTGCGCATAAAATTATTGAATCACGATACTTTTTTATAGATTCATACGAGCATAAAGATAATGGTTTTCACGTCTTTTTGAAATCAAGAAGCATAGACGAAGTATTTCAATGGGTATTAAGCTGGGGAAGCCAAGTGCAAGTACTAGGGCCAAAAATTCTTTCTGAGAAAATCCGTGATGAAGCAAAAAAAATGTTACATCTTTAA
- a CDS encoding LacI family DNA-binding transcriptional regulator — MSTIEDVAKLAGLSRTTVSRVINNHPYVSDEKKKRVQLAMKHLGFVPNSAARRLRKQKTETIAVLVPRITNPFFSRFIEAIEIAASEHKYKLIICQTRYLPEKEMEYLQLLSTKQVDGIILCSLENPWEDVEPYLQHGPIVLCNEYIEEANVPTVKFDHAQGAYIAANHVLEQGYRNLIFCRGNETKVVSQQRKMGFLRAITEKSREVEAIDFLENAFSWDDGKRIFHEVLKDKKNPTAILAGGDEVAAGIISEAKRHDWSIPEDLAVIGFDNQILSQITEPGITTIEQPIDEMARKVVDLMMDKIHTKNYRKKELYEFELELLVKGSTMKDTMLLA, encoded by the coding sequence GTGTCGACTATCGAGGACGTGGCGAAATTAGCGGGGTTATCAAGGACAACGGTTTCTAGGGTGATTAATAATCATCCATATGTTTCAGATGAGAAGAAAAAAAGGGTTCAATTAGCGATGAAGCATTTAGGCTTCGTTCCTAATTCTGCGGCGAGAAGGCTTCGTAAACAAAAAACGGAAACAATTGCGGTGCTTGTTCCAAGGATTACAAATCCTTTCTTCAGTCGATTTATTGAAGCAATCGAGATTGCTGCTTCTGAACATAAATATAAACTGATTATTTGTCAAACAAGGTATTTACCAGAAAAAGAGATGGAGTATTTACAATTATTATCTACGAAACAAGTAGATGGGATTATTCTATGTTCACTAGAAAATCCGTGGGAAGATGTAGAGCCATATTTACAACACGGTCCAATCGTGTTATGTAATGAATATATTGAAGAAGCAAATGTCCCAACAGTGAAATTTGATCATGCGCAAGGTGCATACATAGCTGCCAATCATGTATTAGAACAAGGATATCGTAATCTTATTTTTTGCCGTGGTAACGAAACCAAAGTAGTTAGCCAACAGCGAAAAATGGGCTTTTTACGCGCTATTACTGAAAAGAGTAGAGAAGTGGAAGCGATCGATTTTCTTGAAAACGCTTTCTCTTGGGATGATGGAAAACGAATATTCCATGAAGTATTAAAGGACAAAAAAAATCCTACCGCGATTTTGGCAGGAGGCGACGAGGTTGCAGCTGGAATTATCTCAGAGGCGAAACGCCATGATTGGAGTATCCCAGAGGATCTCGCTGTTATCGGTTTTGATAATCAAATTTTATCACAAATTACAGAACCAGGTATTACGACAATTGAACAGCCAATCGATGAAATGGCTCGAAAAGTTGTCGACCTGATGATGGATAAAATTCATACGAAAAATTATCGAAAAAAAGAATTGTATGAGTTTGAACTGGAGCTCTTGGTGAAAGGTTCAACGATGAAGGATACGATGTTATTAGCCTAG
- the yhfH gene encoding protein YhfH, whose protein sequence is MIDQPMEFFRNLPTKTCAHCGKEIDEQHEAYHNKCDDCVHEE, encoded by the coding sequence ATGATCGATCAACCAATGGAGTTTTTCAGAAATTTACCGACGAAAACTTGTGCACACTGCGGGAAAGAAATTGATGAGCAGCACGAAGCATACCATAACAAATGTGACGATTGCGTTCACGAAGAATAG
- a CDS encoding MBL fold metallo-hydrolase gives MKMTVVGFWGGFPEAGEATSGYLFEHDGFRLLVDCGSGVLAQLQKYITPSDIDAVVLSHYHHDHVADIGVLQYARLITSATKGQLPELPIYGHTFDENGFHSLTHAPHTKGIAYNPEETLQVGPFSISFLKTVHPVTCFAMRITAGDDAVVYSADSSYIPEFIPFTKDADLFICECNMYAHQEAAKAGHMNSTEVASIAKDANVKELLLTHLPHTGNPSDLVTEAKQTFSGHITLAHSGYVWNS, from the coding sequence ATGAAAATGACTGTTGTCGGCTTTTGGGGCGGCTTTCCAGAAGCGGGAGAAGCAACGTCGGGGTATTTGTTTGAACACGATGGTTTTCGTTTACTTGTAGACTGTGGTAGTGGTGTACTAGCACAGCTTCAAAAATATATAACACCATCTGATATAGATGCAGTTGTACTGTCACACTATCATCATGATCATGTTGCAGATATTGGGGTATTGCAATATGCGAGATTAATTACGAGTGCGACAAAAGGGCAACTACCAGAATTACCAATATACGGTCATACGTTTGATGAGAATGGATTCCATTCTTTAACGCATGCACCGCATACGAAAGGAATCGCGTACAACCCAGAAGAAACACTTCAAGTTGGACCGTTCTCGATTTCGTTCTTAAAAACTGTTCATCCTGTTACATGCTTTGCGATGCGTATTACAGCTGGCGATGATGCTGTAGTATACAGCGCTGATTCCAGTTATATTCCTGAATTTATTCCATTCACGAAAGATGCTGATCTTTTCATTTGTGAGTGTAATATGTATGCACATCAAGAGGCTGCAAAAGCAGGGCATATGAATAGTACAGAAGTAGCAAGTATTGCGAAAGATGCAAATGTAAAAGAACTTTTATTAACGCACTTACCGCATACAGGAAACCCATCTGATTTAGTAACAGAAGCAAAACAAACTTTCAGTGGCCATATTACGCTAGCGCATAGTGGCTACGTATGGAATTCATGA
- a CDS encoding lipoate--protein ligase, producing MLFIDNKGITDPRINLAIEEYCVKNLDINETYLLFYINEPSIIIGKNQNTVEEINADYVKEKGIHVVRRLSGGGAVYHDLGNLNFSFITKDDGDSFSNFKKFTEPVTKALGKLGVNAELSGRNDILAEGRKISGNAQFSTKGRMFSHGTLLFDSEIDHVVSALKVKMDKIQSKGIKSIRSRVANITEFLNEKMTTEEFRQLLLETIFEGETEIPTYELTEEDWKKIHKLSEERYRNWDWNYGKSPKFNLQHSHRFPVGQVDVRLEVKKGTVTECKIYGDFFGSLDVHDIEERLTGVQFDKDAFTVALEGVDIARYFGNITTEDFLHLFF from the coding sequence ATGTTATTTATTGATAATAAAGGGATTACAGATCCTAGAATAAACTTAGCGATTGAAGAATATTGTGTGAAGAATTTAGATATTAACGAAACATATTTACTGTTCTACATTAACGAACCTTCCATTATCATTGGTAAAAACCAAAACACAGTAGAAGAAATTAATGCAGATTACGTAAAAGAAAAAGGTATTCATGTTGTTCGTCGTCTATCAGGCGGAGGCGCAGTATATCACGATTTAGGAAACTTAAACTTCAGCTTTATTACGAAAGATGATGGAGATAGTTTCAGCAACTTCAAAAAATTCACAGAGCCTGTAACGAAAGCACTCGGTAAATTAGGCGTAAATGCAGAGCTAAGTGGTCGTAACGACATTTTAGCTGAGGGTAGAAAAATTTCAGGTAACGCGCAGTTCTCAACGAAAGGTCGTATGTTCAGTCATGGTACGTTACTATTTGACTCTGAAATCGATCACGTTGTATCAGCGTTAAAAGTAAAAATGGATAAGATTCAATCAAAAGGAATTAAATCAATCCGTAGCCGCGTTGCGAACATTACAGAATTCCTAAACGAAAAAATGACGACAGAAGAGTTTAGACAACTTCTTCTAGAAACAATTTTCGAAGGAGAAACAGAAATTCCAACGTACGAATTAACAGAAGAGGATTGGAAAAAAATTCATAAACTTTCTGAAGAGCGTTACCGTAATTGGGACTGGAACTACGGAAAATCTCCGAAGTTCAACTTACAACATTCACACCGTTTCCCAGTCGGACAAGTTGACGTTCGTCTTGAAGTGAAAAAAGGAACAGTAACAGAATGTAAAATTTACGGTGACTTCTTCGGTTCACTAGATGTTCATGACATTGAAGAGCGTCTAACAGGCGTACAATTTGATAAAGATGCATTCACTGTAGCTTTAGAAGGCGTAGATATCGCGCGTTATTTCGGTAATATTACAACAGAAGATTTCTTACATTTATTCTTCTAA